The proteins below come from a single Afipia felis ATCC 53690 genomic window:
- a CDS encoding YoaK family protein, translating into MKYLTHPLTIAILLAFNGGVVDTAGFLGLHGLFVAHVTGNFVTMGAAIVGGGQGFIGKLLALPEFVIVVALARLAGTTMRRWNWPAMPILFVTMILLLITFSGMAIWHGPFSDGDSPIALWTSAAGVAAMAMQTAVQRVHLADMPPSTMMTGSTVQATLDAVDLITHAHPEQKAATRARFNRLCGTIAAFACGCAISALLFSYVGFWCLLLAIVVAMCATDLQSSR; encoded by the coding sequence ATGAAATACCTGACCCACCCGCTCACCATCGCGATCCTGCTGGCGTTCAATGGCGGTGTCGTCGACACCGCGGGCTTTCTCGGCCTGCACGGCCTGTTCGTTGCCCATGTCACCGGCAACTTCGTGACGATGGGCGCGGCGATCGTCGGCGGCGGTCAGGGCTTCATCGGCAAACTGCTGGCATTGCCGGAATTCGTGATCGTGGTGGCCCTCGCCCGTCTCGCCGGGACGACGATGCGGCGATGGAATTGGCCGGCCATGCCGATCCTGTTCGTCACCATGATCCTGCTGCTCATTACATTCAGCGGCATGGCCATCTGGCACGGACCATTCTCCGATGGCGACTCGCCGATCGCGCTGTGGACCAGCGCTGCGGGCGTCGCCGCGATGGCGATGCAGACCGCCGTGCAGCGGGTGCACCTCGCTGACATGCCGCCCTCCACCATGATGACGGGCTCCACCGTGCAGGCGACGCTCGACGCGGTCGATCTCATCACCCATGCCCATCCCGAACAGAAGGCGGCCACGCGCGCGCGGTTCAACCGGCTGTGCGGCACCATCGCGGCCTTTGCCTGCGGCTGCGCGATTTCTGCATTGCTGTTTTCCTATGTCGGCTTCTGGTGCCTGCTTCTCGCCATCGTCGTCGCCATGTGCGCCACCGACCTGCAGTCGTCCCGCTAG
- the bfr gene encoding bacterioferritin — protein sequence MKGDPKVVDYLNKGLRSELTAINQYWLHFRLLDNWGLKEMAKQWRKESIEEMHHADRFTDRILFLEGFPNMQVLDPLRIGQNVKEILECDLAAEHGARDLYQEAATYCHSVKDYVSRDLFESLMKDEEGHIDFLETQLDLVERIGIQLYQQRHMGHIGDENPPGEG from the coding sequence ATGAAGGGTGATCCGAAGGTTGTCGATTATCTGAACAAGGGTCTGCGGAGCGAACTCACGGCCATCAACCAGTACTGGCTCCATTTCCGTCTGCTGGATAATTGGGGTCTGAAGGAAATGGCCAAGCAGTGGCGCAAGGAATCGATCGAGGAGATGCATCACGCCGATCGCTTCACCGATCGCATCCTGTTCCTGGAAGGGTTCCCGAACATGCAGGTTCTGGATCCGCTGCGCATCGGCCAGAACGTCAAGGAAATCCTGGAGTGCGACCTCGCCGCCGAGCACGGCGCGCGCGATCTCTATCAGGAAGCCGCCACCTACTGCCACAGCGTCAAGGACTACGTGTCGCGTGACCTGTTCGAATCGCTGATGAAGGATGAGGAAGGCCATATCGACTTCCTCGAAACCCAGCTCGATCTCGTCGAGCGCATCGGCATCCAGCTCTATCAGCAGCGTCACATGGGCCATATCGGCGACGAAAATCCGCCGGGCGAAGGCTGA
- a CDS encoding (2Fe-2S)-binding protein, which produces MIVCSCNVLSDHDVRGVVTDTKQPPRTAGQVYGCLGCSAQCGRCARTIRKIMDEALGTCAKSCCAGCPHTAAVADNTDSVEEASLTEAA; this is translated from the coding sequence ATGATCGTCTGTTCCTGCAATGTGTTGAGCGACCACGATGTTCGCGGTGTCGTCACTGACACAAAGCAGCCTCCCCGGACGGCAGGGCAGGTCTATGGGTGCCTCGGTTGCAGCGCCCAGTGTGGCCGTTGTGCCCGCACCATCCGCAAGATCATGGACGAAGCTCTCGGGACCTGCGCCAAATCCTGCTGCGCCGGTTGCCCGCATACCGCTGCTGTGGCGGACAACACTGATTCCGTTGAAGAAGCTTCCCTCACCGAAGCGGCCTGA
- a CDS encoding chloride channel protein, which produces MTPFRNERHARLARVISARWQRRAIFLLGGVAVGGAAVGLALAADQAQAAFAMLIAKARYASLLVTPLGFMLSVYLTNKYFQNAQGSGIPQAIAARHLTDPNARNTLVSIRIAIGKVLLTLLGLLCGASVGREGPTVQVGASIMFALGRFSPRRQPGLILAGSAAGVAAAFNTPLAGIVFGIEEMSRAFETRTSSLIIAAVIAAGLTSLALMGNYSYFGSTPATLRVGMDWLAVPVCGVVGGLAGGLFSRILILMARGIRNPAGRAIKSHPLLFALVCGFAVAICGIVSGDTIYGTGYAQVKAALEGGHPLPESFGVLKFLATTFAAIGGIPGGIFSPSLAIGAGLGANIAALFHDTALSALMLLGMVSYFAGVVQAPITAFVIVTEMTDNHAMVVPLMTASLIAYASSRLICTEGVYHALAKGFAAEAERLQTTPAAAKAN; this is translated from the coding sequence ATGACACCTTTCCGAAACGAACGTCACGCACGCCTTGCCCGAGTGATTTCAGCCCGCTGGCAGCGACGGGCCATCTTCCTGCTGGGCGGCGTTGCAGTGGGTGGCGCGGCGGTGGGGCTGGCCCTGGCGGCCGATCAGGCACAGGCCGCATTCGCAATGCTGATCGCGAAAGCGCGCTACGCCTCGCTTCTGGTGACGCCGCTCGGCTTCATGCTGTCGGTTTATCTGACCAACAAATATTTCCAGAACGCGCAGGGAAGCGGCATTCCGCAGGCGATTGCCGCGCGTCACCTCACCGATCCGAACGCCCGCAACACACTGGTTTCGATCCGCATTGCCATCGGCAAGGTGCTGCTGACGCTACTCGGCCTCCTCTGCGGCGCATCGGTCGGACGCGAAGGCCCGACGGTGCAGGTCGGCGCATCGATCATGTTCGCGCTCGGCCGTTTTTCTCCGCGCCGACAGCCCGGCCTGATCCTTGCGGGCTCCGCGGCTGGCGTTGCGGCGGCCTTCAATACGCCGCTTGCGGGCATCGTATTCGGCATCGAGGAAATGAGCCGCGCGTTCGAGACGCGAACCAGCAGTCTCATCATCGCGGCCGTCATCGCCGCAGGCCTGACGTCGCTCGCACTGATGGGCAACTACTCCTATTTCGGCAGCACGCCTGCGACGCTTCGCGTGGGCATGGACTGGCTCGCCGTTCCGGTGTGCGGTGTCGTCGGTGGCCTTGCGGGCGGCCTGTTCAGCCGCATTCTCATTCTGATGGCGCGCGGGATTCGAAATCCCGCTGGCCGCGCGATCAAAAGCCATCCACTGCTGTTCGCGCTGGTGTGCGGCTTCGCCGTCGCGATCTGCGGAATTGTATCGGGCGATACGATCTACGGCACCGGCTATGCGCAAGTGAAGGCCGCGCTCGAGGGCGGACACCCCCTGCCGGAAAGTTTCGGCGTACTGAAGTTTCTGGCGACGACGTTTGCCGCGATCGGCGGCATCCCCGGCGGCATTTTCTCGCCATCGCTGGCGATCGGCGCGGGTCTCGGCGCCAATATCGCGGCGCTGTTTCACGACACCGCCTTGAGCGCCCTGATGCTGCTCGGGATGGTGTCCTACTTTGCCGGCGTGGTGCAGGCACCCATCACCGCCTTCGTGATCGTGACCGAGATGACCGACAACCACGCGATGGTGGTGCCGCTGATGACGGCGTCGCTGATCGCCTACGCGAGCTCGCGCTTGATTTGCACGGAAGGCGTGTATCACGCATTGGCAAAAGGCTTTGCCGCCGAGGCTGAGCGGCTCCAGACGACACCTGCCGCCGCGAAAGCGAATTAG
- a CDS encoding lytic murein transglycosylase: MALCLGLALCLGRTAPARAADEGFTRFIASLWPDAEKAGITRATFETQTRDLKPDYKLPDLMLPGRPKTGAPSQAEFVQVPADYVKEARIARLAVDGQQLAAKYRDTLAAIERRFGVPGTIILAIWGRETDYGRYQLPYDGLTVLATQAYVGRRKEQYRGEFIEALKLIQHGDVTRKGLRTSWGGATGLTQFLPSELAKHGVDFDRDGHVNIWTSVPDALASAAQQLVNKGWQRGIRWAYEVKAPPQADCTEGVPEVTKPLSEWLREGFVPVRGQRLSAAEKATPASLLQVEGIYGPSFLVTKNYFVIKEYNFSDLYVLFVGHLSDRMNDGQPFATAWSASSQLRTADVEAMQRRLTSIGLYTDKIDGKAGMLTRAALGAYQKRAGLKVDCWPSESVLRAMQAGR; this comes from the coding sequence CTGGCGCTTTGTCTTGGCCTTGCACTCTGTCTCGGTCGGACGGCACCCGCCCGCGCCGCCGATGAAGGCTTCACCCGCTTCATCGCGTCGCTCTGGCCGGACGCGGAGAAGGCCGGCATCACGCGCGCGACGTTCGAGACGCAGACGCGCGACCTCAAGCCCGATTACAAGCTGCCGGATCTGATGCTGCCGGGCCGGCCCAAAACCGGTGCGCCGTCGCAGGCTGAATTCGTCCAGGTGCCAGCGGATTATGTCAAAGAAGCGCGCATCGCGCGGCTTGCCGTCGATGGTCAGCAACTGGCCGCGAAATATCGCGATACGCTTGCCGCCATCGAGCGCCGCTTTGGCGTGCCGGGCACTATCATTCTCGCGATCTGGGGACGGGAGACCGATTACGGCCGCTATCAGTTGCCCTATGACGGGCTGACGGTGCTTGCGACGCAGGCCTATGTCGGCCGCCGTAAGGAGCAGTATCGGGGAGAGTTCATCGAGGCGCTGAAGCTGATCCAGCATGGCGACGTCACGCGCAAGGGGTTGCGGACGTCCTGGGGCGGCGCGACGGGGCTGACACAGTTCCTGCCGTCCGAGCTCGCCAAGCACGGCGTAGATTTCGATAGAGACGGACACGTCAACATCTGGACTTCGGTGCCGGACGCTCTCGCCTCGGCCGCGCAGCAGCTCGTCAACAAAGGCTGGCAGCGCGGCATCCGCTGGGCCTATGAAGTGAAGGCGCCGCCGCAAGCGGATTGTACCGAAGGCGTGCCGGAGGTGACGAAGCCACTCAGCGAATGGCTGCGCGAAGGATTCGTGCCGGTTCGCGGCCAGCGTTTGAGCGCGGCCGAGAAAGCAACGCCCGCTTCGCTGTTGCAGGTCGAGGGCATCTACGGCCCTTCCTTCCTGGTGACGAAGAACTACTTCGTCATCAAGGAATACAACTTCTCCGACCTCTATGTGCTGTTCGTTGGCCACCTCAGCGACCGGATGAATGACGGCCAGCCGTTTGCAACGGCGTGGTCGGCGTCATCGCAATTGCGCACCGCCGATGTCGAGGCGATGCAACGCAGGCTCACGAGCATCGGTCTTTACACCGACAAGATTGACGGCAAGGCGGGCATGCTGACGCGCGCAGCGCTTGGCGCCTATCAGAAGCGCGCGGGATTGAAGGTCGATTGCTGGCCGAGCGAAAGCGTGTTGCGGGCGATGCAGGCGGGACGCTGA
- a CDS encoding TIGR00645 family protein, whose protein sequence is MSMTPETPLPPKGVVLRPIPMLIFSSRWLQLPLYVGLIVAQCVYAILFLKELWHLINHSFDFTEQQIMLVVLSLIDVVMISNLLVMVIVGGYETFVSRLNLQGHPDEPEWLSHVNASVLKIKLAMAIIGISSIHLLRTFIEAGNLGGVGRTTNYTTEGVMWQTIIHVVFVLSALGIAWVDRISAGLEATGHEAGHAAH, encoded by the coding sequence ATGTCGATGACCCCAGAGACGCCACTGCCGCCGAAGGGGGTAGTCCTGCGCCCGATCCCGATGCTGATCTTCAGCTCACGCTGGCTGCAATTACCACTGTATGTCGGCCTGATCGTCGCGCAATGCGTCTACGCCATTCTTTTTCTCAAGGAACTTTGGCATCTCATCAATCACTCATTCGATTTTACCGAGCAGCAGATCATGCTGGTGGTGCTCAGCCTGATCGATGTGGTGATGATCTCGAACCTTCTGGTGATGGTGATCGTCGGTGGCTACGAGACGTTTGTTTCGCGCCTCAATCTTCAGGGCCATCCGGACGAGCCGGAATGGCTGAGCCACGTCAACGCCAGCGTGCTCAAGATCAAACTCGCGATGGCGATCATCGGCATCTCGTCGATCCATCTGTTGCGCACCTTTATTGAGGCAGGCAACCTTGGCGGGGTTGGGCGGACCACCAACTACACCACCGAGGGCGTGATGTGGCAGACCATCATTCATGTCGTGTTCGTCCTGTCCGCGCTCGGCATCGCGTGGGTGGATCGCATTTCGGCTGGACTCGAGGCCACCGGCCATGAAGCCGGTCATGCTGCGCATTGA
- the tam gene encoding trans-aconitate 2-methyltransferase, whose product MADWDARQYLKFEDERTRPSRDLLAQVPLTAPRHVIDIGCGPGNSTELLAARWPAAKITGIDTSADMLRQARERLPGVEFTEANISHWRPPADADVLFANAIFQWVPDHLSQLKRLLSALPQGGVLAVQMPDNLAEPTHVLMREVALDGPWRDALSNVTRLRDVLPPPRVYYDTLKPHCSRFEIWHTGYNHALDDATEIVEWVKGTGLRPFLDPLDVPQRKEFLAQYTARVAASYLPQQDGKVLLHFPRLFLVAVR is encoded by the coding sequence ATGGCTGATTGGGATGCGCGTCAATATCTCAAATTCGAAGATGAGCGCACCCGTCCATCCCGCGATCTGCTCGCGCAAGTCCCGCTAACCGCGCCGCGCCATGTGATCGACATCGGCTGTGGGCCGGGGAATTCCACCGAGCTTCTCGCAGCACGCTGGCCGGCTGCGAAGATCACCGGCATCGATACTTCCGCCGACATGCTGCGCCAGGCGCGCGAGCGTCTGCCGGGCGTCGAATTCACCGAGGCAAACATCTCGCACTGGAGGCCGCCGGCGGATGCCGACGTGCTGTTCGCCAATGCGATCTTCCAGTGGGTGCCCGACCATCTTTCGCAACTCAAGAGACTGCTCTCGGCACTGCCACAGGGCGGCGTGCTGGCCGTGCAGATGCCGGACAATCTCGCCGAGCCGACGCATGTGCTGATGCGCGAGGTGGCGCTGGACGGGCCCTGGCGTGACGCTCTTTCGAACGTCACGCGGCTGCGCGATGTGCTGCCGCCGCCGCGTGTCTATTATGACACTCTGAAGCCGCATTGCTCTCGATTCGAGATCTGGCACACCGGGTACAATCATGCCCTCGATGATGCGACCGAGATCGTCGAGTGGGTCAAGGGAACGGGCCTGCGGCCGTTTCTCGACCCGCTGGATGTGCCCCAGCGCAAGGAGTTCCTCGCGCAATATACGGCGCGGGTAGCGGCGAGCTATTTGCCGCAGCAGGACGGCAAGGTGTTGCTGCATTTCCCGCGTCTGTTCCTGGTCGCGGTGCGCTGA
- a CDS encoding MarR family winged helix-turn-helix transcriptional regulator, which yields MSGNEKFSPQAVAQASPDAIAGSSALTEQERAALAIDVAWVEWRAEFRRKVVASGVMKRPWRSVFEADMIFSIVAHRWLAGRPITHKELATYFAEFATEATVSRHVEDMEYAGMLVRRTDEADKRRMFLLPTERLETVGREFLRSRIRLMGAHGFAWTAPAEDDRKTASDPA from the coding sequence GTGAGCGGGAACGAGAAGTTTTCGCCGCAGGCGGTCGCGCAGGCCTCACCGGACGCGATCGCGGGCAGCAGCGCGCTGACTGAACAGGAACGCGCTGCTCTTGCCATCGATGTCGCGTGGGTGGAGTGGCGCGCCGAATTTCGCCGCAAGGTGGTCGCATCCGGCGTGATGAAGCGGCCCTGGCGCAGCGTGTTCGAAGCGGACATGATTTTCAGCATCGTCGCGCATCGCTGGTTGGCCGGACGGCCCATCACTCATAAAGAGCTTGCGACGTACTTCGCGGAGTTCGCGACCGAGGCCACGGTGTCGCGCCATGTCGAGGACATGGAATATGCCGGAATGCTGGTGCGGCGAACGGACGAGGCCGACAAGCGGCGTATGTTTCTGTTGCCGACCGAGCGGCTGGAGACGGTCGGCCGGGAGTTTCTTCGCTCTCGCATTCGCCTGATGGGCGCACACGGTTTCGCATGGACGGCGCCTGCCGAAGATGACCGCAAAACTGCAAGCGATCCTGCGTGA
- the ettA gene encoding energy-dependent translational throttle protein EttA: MARQFVYFMQGLTKAYPTRKVLDNVHLSFYPDAKIGVLGVNGAGKSTLLKIMAGIDKDYNGEAWVAEGARVGYLEQEPQLDPNKSVRENVMEGVAKQKAILDRYNELAVNYSDETADEMTKLQDEIEAQGLWDLDSKVDQAMDALRCPPDDADVTKLSGGERRRVALCKLLLDQPDLLLLDEPTNHLDAESVSWLEGHLRNYPGAILIVTHDRYFLDNVTSWILELDRGKGIPYEGNYSSWLVQKQKRLEQEGREDAAHQKTLAREQEWIASSPKARQAKSKARYQRYEDLLKQASEKQTQTAQIIIPVAERLGNNVIDFEGLTKGFGDRLLIDNLTFKLPPGGIVGVIGANGAGKSTLFKMITGQEKPDAGTITTGESVHLGYVDQSRDALDGKKTVWEEISGGNDQILLGKKEVNSRGYCSAFNFKGADQQKKVGALSGGERNRVHLAKMLKSGANVLLLDEPTNDLDVDTLRALEEALEDFAGCAVIISHDRWFLDRIATHMLAFEGDSHVEWFEGNFQDYEKDKLRRLGQDAAIPHRVKYKKLTR, encoded by the coding sequence ATGGCGCGCCAGTTCGTTTATTTCATGCAGGGTCTGACCAAGGCCTATCCCACCCGCAAAGTGCTCGATAACGTCCATCTTTCGTTCTATCCGGACGCCAAGATCGGCGTGCTCGGCGTCAACGGCGCGGGCAAATCGACCCTGCTCAAGATCATGGCCGGCATCGACAAGGATTATAACGGCGAGGCCTGGGTCGCTGAGGGTGCACGTGTCGGCTATCTCGAGCAGGAGCCGCAGCTCGATCCGAACAAGTCGGTCCGCGAGAACGTGATGGAAGGCGTCGCCAAGCAGAAGGCGATTCTCGACCGCTACAATGAGCTCGCGGTGAACTACTCGGACGAGACCGCCGATGAGATGACCAAGCTGCAGGACGAGATCGAAGCCCAGGGGCTATGGGATCTCGACAGCAAGGTCGATCAGGCGATGGACGCGCTGCGCTGTCCGCCGGACGACGCCGACGTCACCAAGCTCTCGGGCGGCGAGCGCCGCCGCGTGGCGCTATGCAAGCTGCTGCTTGATCAGCCGGACCTGCTGCTGCTGGACGAGCCGACCAACCATCTCGACGCGGAATCCGTGTCGTGGCTCGAAGGCCATCTGCGCAACTATCCCGGCGCGATCCTGATCGTGACCCACGATCGCTACTTCCTCGACAACGTCACGAGCTGGATTCTCGAGCTCGATCGCGGCAAGGGCATTCCCTACGAGGGCAACTACTCGTCGTGGCTGGTGCAGAAGCAGAAGCGTCTCGAGCAGGAAGGACGCGAGGACGCCGCGCACCAGAAAACACTGGCACGCGAGCAGGAGTGGATTGCGTCATCGCCCAAAGCACGTCAGGCCAAGTCCAAGGCGCGTTATCAGCGTTATGAGGACCTGCTCAAGCAGGCGAGCGAGAAACAGACCCAGACCGCGCAGATCATCATTCCGGTGGCCGAGCGTCTCGGCAACAACGTCATCGATTTCGAGGGCCTGACCAAGGGCTTCGGCGATCGCCTGTTGATCGACAACCTCACCTTCAAGCTGCCGCCCGGCGGCATCGTCGGCGTGATCGGCGCCAACGGCGCGGGTAAGTCCACGCTGTTCAAGATGATCACCGGGCAGGAGAAGCCGGATGCCGGCACCATCACCACGGGTGAATCGGTGCATCTCGGTTATGTCGATCAGTCGCGCGATGCGCTCGACGGCAAGAAGACCGTGTGGGAGGAAATCTCCGGCGGCAACGACCAGATTCTTCTCGGCAAGAAGGAAGTGAACTCTCGCGGCTATTGTTCGGCGTTCAACTTCAAGGGCGCGGACCAGCAGAAGAAGGTCGGCGCGCTGTCGGGCGGCGAACGCAACCGCGTGCATCTCGCCAAGATGTTGAAGTCCGGTGCCAACGTGCTGCTGCTCGACGAACCGACCAACGATCTCGACGTCGATACGCTGCGCGCGCTGGAAGAAGCACTTGAGGATTTCGCCGGCTGCGCCGTTATCATCAGCCACGATCGCTGGTTCCTCGACCGCATCGCGACTCACATGCTGGCGTTCGAGGGCGACAGCCATGTCGAATGGTTTGAGGGCAACTTCCAGGATTACGAGAAGGACAAGCTGCGCCGTCTCGGTCAGGACGCCGCCATCCCGCATCGCGTGAAGTACAAGAAGCTCACGCGTTGA
- the gdhA gene encoding NADP-specific glutamate dehydrogenase, which translates to MLDEKLQPIFTDVLRRNPGEEEFHQAVREVLDSLGAVIAKHPHYAEDALIERICEPERQIIFRVPWTDDKGDIHINRGFRVQFNSALGPFKGGIRFHPTVYLGTIKFLGFEQTFKNALTGMPIGGGKGGSDFDPKGRSDREIMRFCQSFVTELYRHLGEYTDVPAGDIGVGQREIGYMFGHYKRITNRYESGVFTGKGMTWGGSQVRTEATGYGATYFVERMLRTRKQGFDGKKVIVSGSGNVAIYTIEKVQELGGRVIACSDSSGYVVDEAGIDLALLKEIKETKRGRISDYAKARGRSATFVPEGRVWDVPAEVAMPSATQNELNGQDARTLVKNGLVAVGEGANMPSTPEAVRVFLDAGILFAPGKAANAGGVATSALEMQQNASRDSWTFEATEKRLETIMHNIHDRCAEMADTYGAPGNYVLGANVAGFIRVAEAMRALGIV; encoded by the coding sequence ATGCTCGACGAAAAGCTCCAACCGATTTTTACCGATGTCCTGCGCCGCAATCCCGGCGAAGAAGAATTCCATCAGGCCGTGCGCGAAGTGCTCGACAGCCTCGGCGCCGTCATCGCCAAACATCCGCATTACGCCGAGGACGCTCTGATTGAGCGTATTTGCGAACCCGAGCGCCAGATCATTTTCCGGGTGCCGTGGACGGATGACAAAGGCGACATTCATATCAATCGCGGCTTCCGCGTTCAGTTCAATTCAGCGCTCGGCCCGTTCAAGGGCGGCATTCGCTTCCATCCGACGGTCTATCTCGGCACGATCAAGTTTCTCGGCTTCGAGCAGACGTTCAAGAACGCCCTCACCGGCATGCCGATCGGCGGCGGCAAGGGCGGCTCGGATTTCGATCCGAAGGGACGCTCCGATCGCGAGATCATGCGCTTCTGCCAATCCTTCGTCACGGAGCTGTATCGTCATCTCGGCGAATATACCGACGTGCCTGCGGGCGATATCGGCGTGGGCCAGCGCGAGATCGGCTACATGTTCGGCCACTACAAGCGCATCACCAACCGATACGAATCCGGCGTATTCACCGGCAAGGGCATGACCTGGGGCGGCTCGCAGGTCCGCACCGAGGCGACTGGCTACGGCGCGACCTATTTCGTCGAGCGCATGCTGCGCACGCGCAAGCAGGGTTTCGACGGCAAGAAGGTGATCGTGTCCGGCTCCGGCAACGTCGCCATCTACACCATCGAGAAGGTGCAGGAGCTTGGCGGCCGTGTCATCGCGTGTTCGGATTCGTCGGGCTATGTCGTGGACGAGGCCGGCATCGATCTCGCTTTGCTCAAGGAGATCAAGGAGACGAAGCGCGGCCGTATCTCCGACTATGCAAAGGCCCGTGGCCGCAGCGCGACCTTCGTGCCGGAAGGACGTGTCTGGGATGTTCCCGCGGAAGTCGCGATGCCATCGGCGACGCAGAACGAGCTCAACGGACAGGATGCGCGCACGCTCGTGAAGAACGGTCTGGTCGCGGTGGGCGAAGGCGCCAACATGCCTTCCACGCCGGAAGCGGTTCGTGTCTTCCTCGACGCCGGAATCCTGTTCGCGCCGGGCAAGGCCGCAAACGCCGGCGGCGTTGCGACCAGCGCGCTCGAAATGCAGCAGAACGCCTCGCGCGATTCATGGACCTTCGAGGCAACCGAGAAGCGCCTCGAAACCATCATGCACAACATCCATGACCGTTGCGCCGAGATGGCCGACACCTATGGCGCGCCCGGCAATTATGTGCTCGGCGCCAATGTCGCGGGCTTCATCCGCGTGGCCGAAGCCATGCGCGCGCTCGGTATCGTCTGA
- a CDS encoding L,D-transpeptidase, which produces MSNRLSTSLLVLAASLAGVPAVQAQTYQQPGYYGQQPAPYSEPAQQDRMPDFDRVGDRGDGSLSPPGFQQPGPPQPGYQQSSAQQPAYPQGPILSPDDPRYGRPPDAPPLNYSNNGQGAPQPQNASGYDSPRPPGALDASGAPRPAVDSQGRPMTVATLPADDQPETGPRQELPPRLRRQEVNYQTKEPAGTIIVDTPNTQLYYILGHGRAIRYGVRVGRDGFTWTGVQKITRKAEWPDWHPPAEMIERQPYLPRFMAGGDGNPLGARAMYLGSTVYRIHGTNQPSTIGKFVSSGCIGMLNEDVEDLFDRVKVGTRVVVLPGGAPPAVAATQPAVDTAGYGRSANAAPQGSVGNGAAGQPNASANLGVPNQGPAVVPPLPSPVTVR; this is translated from the coding sequence ATGTCCAACCGCCTTTCGACAAGTCTTCTGGTGCTGGCTGCCAGCCTGGCCGGAGTTCCGGCCGTGCAGGCCCAGACCTATCAGCAGCCCGGCTATTATGGGCAACAGCCCGCGCCCTATTCGGAGCCCGCCCAGCAGGACCGCATGCCGGATTTCGACCGCGTCGGCGACCGCGGTGACGGTTCGCTGTCACCTCCGGGCTTCCAGCAGCCGGGTCCGCCGCAGCCGGGCTATCAGCAGTCATCCGCGCAGCAGCCGGCCTATCCGCAGGGGCCGATCCTGTCGCCGGATGATCCGCGCTATGGTCGTCCGCCGGATGCACCGCCGCTGAATTATTCCAATAACGGGCAGGGAGCGCCCCAGCCGCAGAACGCGTCCGGCTATGACAGCCCGCGTCCGCCCGGTGCCCTCGATGCTTCCGGCGCACCGCGTCCGGCCGTCGATTCACAGGGGCGGCCCATGACGGTCGCCACGTTGCCGGCCGATGATCAGCCGGAAACCGGGCCGCGTCAGGAATTGCCGCCGCGCCTGCGCCGTCAGGAAGTCAATTATCAGACCAAGGAGCCGGCCGGCACGATCATCGTCGATACGCCGAACACGCAGCTCTATTACATTCTCGGCCACGGCCGGGCGATCCGCTATGGCGTGCGCGTGGGCCGTGACGGCTTCACCTGGACCGGCGTACAGAAGATCACCCGCAAGGCTGAATGGCCGGATTGGCATCCCCCGGCGGAGATGATCGAGCGTCAGCCCTATCTGCCGCGTTTCATGGCAGGTGGCGACGGCAATCCGCTCGGCGCGCGCGCGATGTATCTTGGCAGTACGGTGTACCGCATCCACGGCACCAACCAGCCCTCGACGATCGGCAAGTTCGTCTCCTCGGGCTGTATCGGAATGCTGAACGAGGACGTCGAAGATCTGTTTGATCGCGTGAAGGTCGGCACCCGCGTGGTGGTGCTGCCGGGCGGTGCTCCCCCGGCTGTGGCCGCGACTCAACCCGCCGTCGATACGGCTGGGTATGGACGATCCGCCAATGCCGCGCCGCAAGGCTCGGTTGGCAACGGCGCGGCCGGTCAGCCGAACGCCAGCGCCAATCTCGGCGTCCCCAATCAGGGACCGGCGGTGGTGCCGCCGCTGCCGAGCCCGGTGACGGTGCGCTGA